One window of the Trifolium pratense cultivar HEN17-A07 linkage group LG2, ARS_RC_1.1, whole genome shotgun sequence genome contains the following:
- the LOC123904997 gene encoding uncharacterized protein LOC123904997, translating to MSSSSWSCFGNSPSNLQRFLQCVTPVIPSQILPQSCFNDLNSKWQPIGKDTIECFSLKDLWDRFYEWSAYGAGTSVETENGETVVHYYVPYLSAIQIYTNKSIAASRYDSDGVECESDSWSDDSGSDNLCRSVSNDSSKSWDAISEDSSSEQEGSCQAKDKLGHLYLNYTEMSSPYQRVPLMEKIPELAESYPELMTLKSVDLSPASWMAVSWYPIYTIPSRKNDKDMEACFLTYHTLSSSFQDSAMEHDGMDIDKDVSCSNGWENIVGEDCKEKKSGSISLPPFGLATYKMQTDIWLNTDPEDYERISYLCSAADSWLKQLNIDHHDFNFFTSNSTL from the exons AGTTGTTTTAATGATCTAAATAGCAAATGGCAGCCGATTGGTAAGGACACAATTGAATGCTTCAGTCTGAAAGATCTCTGGGACCGTTTTTATGAATGGAGTGCATATGGTGCCGGTACATCCGTGGAAACGGAGAATGGTGAAACTGTGGTTCACTACTATGTTCCATATCTTTCTGCTATCCAAATCTACACCAATAAGTCTATCGCTGCTTCCCGGTAT GATAGTGACGGAGTTGAATGTGAAAGTGATTCGTGGAGCGACGATAGTGGAAGTGATAACTTGTGCCGATCTGTAAGTAATGATTCAAGCAAATCTTGGGATGCTATTTCTGAAGACTCAAGCTCTGAGCAAGAGGGCTCATGTCAAGCTAAGGATAAGCTTGGCCACCTTTACTTAAACTATACTGAGATGTCTTCGCCTTACCAAAGGGTTCCGCTTATGGAGAAG ATACCAGAGTTAGCTGAAAGCTATCCAGAACTAATGACGTTGAAGAGTGTCGATCTTTCTCCTGCAAGTTGGATGGCTGTTTCGTG GTACCCGATATATACCATCCCTAGTCGAAAAAATGACAAGGACATGGAAGCATGTTTCCTGACTTATCATACATTGTCTTCATCTTTCCAAG ATTCTGCAATGGAGCATGATGGAATGGACATAGACAAAGATGTTTCTTGTTCCAATGGTTGGGAAAATATTGTAGGAGAGGATTGCAAGGAAAAGAAAAGTGGCTCTATTTCTCTACCTCCATTTGGGCTAGCCACTTACAAAATGCAGACTGATATTTGGCTAAACACTGATCCAGAAGATTACGAAAGGATATCGTATCTGTGTAGTGCCGCAGATTCATGGCTGAAACAACTCAATATCGATCACCATGACTTCAACTTCTTCACATCAAACTCTACTTTGTAA